GAGGAGGTGTCACCAGATACCAGAtagtttatttcttttaactTACTTAAACTTTATCAGGTTCACAGATCTGGAATTAGATTCGGACGTGACTTTATTAGACTATTATTTATGTGACGTTTTCTTTCATTAGGATGATTCACTTTTCCCGCATTTTGTCACACACAGCTTGTCGTTGACCTTGTTGGACAGCTGTTTTACATGTTCTTAGACAGGCTCTAGTTCACTGCAGTGCCTCCAATCACAAtgctttattatgtttttttttttactctgttgTAACTCCGTCCATAAAACTCCGGTCATGTTTGGCTTTCCTCCAGACGTTCTGTTCCTCTCCTTTTACATTTGGTTGTcttcccgtgtgtgtgtgtgtttcatgagTAGACACAGCTGGCTGAGATGGAGCAGTCTCACAGTTTGTGCGAGAGTTTGGTGAGGAAGCGCGAGGAGGCCCAGCGGGAGGCGGAGAGGCTGAGGACGAGCTTTCGGGATATCGAACGGACGCTGGGCACTAGAGAGCGCGCTCACCGGCACAGAGTCAAAGGGCTGGAGGAGCAGGTGCTCAAACTGTGCTGtgttaaaagctttttttctcttttttttaccaAGTTCACCTGGAGACACACCTGATGCTGGTGTTCCTGTTGCTTTAAACAAAGTGGTTCAGAATATATATAACTTAAATGTTACTCAGCTGGATCCAAGTTTCATTGCGTATAATAGATATGATGGATCATATCTGTGGGCACGGACACGTCTGTGTTTCTTTCAACATCAATAACGTTGCTTCAAGACAATCAGCACAACTGATTAATCAGTCTCATtgttttttacaggaaaaaaaactaataaaatgtTAGTGCTTGGACTTTTTCACCAAAACTTCATCTTAAAATGTTGTGTAAACACAGATGGAACAACATGATCATTAGTATGTTGAGGTGGGAAGTGAGAAAAGTACAAATATCTGTTATTTCTGcttcttactttttaaaaacggGCACGCTATTTTATGTTTAAAGCATCAGAGGGACGTTTTTGTTTCCCAGCACAGCGCAACTTCAAAACAAGAAGGAGGCAAAAACATATAGTTTATGAGTCATTTTTTACACTATACTCAGtaagttaaattaaattaaaaagtaagtAAATACAGAAGCGGTATTGGTGATACAGGTGCATCACTtcctgagtagcttttctggtgtggaagtgttcctgagcccatggAGTGATTGATGATTGATGCCTGAAGGCCCGAAGATCACGGATCACACAGATTCCTCCAGATTCTTCGAATgttttgatgatattatgtgCCGCAGATGATATTTGAAGGTTTATGTTGAGGAACATCACATTTGCATTACATGCATTTGCAGACTGGTGAACCTCTGCCCATCTTCACTTCTGAAAcgctctttttatacccagtcACATTAATAACCTGTTACTAATTAACCTAATCAGCTGCAAAAaagttcctccagctgtttctttttagcatcacttaattttccagccttttgttaCTGCCTTCAAAACCCCACTCTTCTGTCCACGTCTGTAACCTGCAGACTGGATTTAAGATTGAATCATTtcatcagttttaaaaaattacatgtttaacttctgttttttgtcaCCTTTATCATCACTGCAGGTGTCTACTCTAAAGGAGCAGCTTCAGCAGGAGATGAAGCGGCGGCAGCCGTCTCTTCCATCCTCCGTGGTGTCGGCAGGGAACCGAGACACAGCTTGAAACCAGAAACACCAGCGGGAAACTCCACTCATCTTGAATGTCTCATAGCAACAACGCTACTCCACAGTTACTGTACTGTTTCaaagatgttttattttgtggcaGAGAATGAACACTATTGTAATTTTGAAGCcttctatttttttcattacGGCACAAGAGAGAGGAGGCGGAGCATTACGATTCAGCCAGCTGTGCTGAAAACCAGCGGCCAGCCTGATTACTGGCAGCCATCTGCACTCGATCTTTGTCCAGCATCTTCCCAAATTTCTTGTTCTTATTCAAGAATCACCACAGGACTCTCCTCCAGACAGGCTGGAATGAAAATCTGCAGATTCCTCCACGTTCATGTGAACAGATGAGGACAGAAAGGGAGGACTTGAGTGCGCAAACGTgccaggaaacaaacaaactgagcaTAATGAAGGAATTGTACTGTATGTTCTCTCTGAAACAGATTTTACTGAttatctaatatatatatatttagacaCTATTTTACCACTGAAGACTGAGTGCTGCAGTATGATggtgcagttttttttattaggttagttttactgctttttactTTATGTATAAATACTGACACTGTTGATTAATAAGGGCAGAGTCACTCGTTTGGACAAAGGGAAGCCATGTTTCCTGGAAAATAAACTTGGCTGTGGGTTCTAACTCAAGTCTGCTCATTAATACGCTTCAACACGCTGAGCTGCAGCCGGGAATCACACCTGAGTCAATGACACGCTGATCAGCtgtagtaaaaaaacaaaacaaagtttattttttttctcagtctctATAGTGACAGTTTTACAAAGCAGTAGTACAGAGGTCATTTGTGAGGTCACTCCTCACTACCTGTTTCATCACATATCTCATGATCTTCGATAGCGAGACAGCTGGCGGCTGGATATCGATTAGTTTTGTCTGATGTCAGTGCACTGCGGCCACCATTGATGAGCTGATCATGACAATGACTGCTTTTCAACACAAATACAGTAACGTACCAGTAAACACGAGGCGATTAATGTGATACaatatgcaaaaaaagaaaaatagaggatGTTCTGTGGCTTTATGTGCACCTCTAAAAGTTTTATAGCACCAGTGATTTATACAGTCATCAGCGTCCTTTGGATTATACGTATCCTTACACACAGGATCTAGTGAGCAAACACACACGTGGAACATTTTAGACGAAGAGAAACATGCTGAAATGCAGAAGTGCTTTTTTGCACAGGGGTAGTGGGGGTGtacagagggagaggagggagggaggagggcaAAGTAAGACAACGTGATGAGGGAGGTGAAAAAGCGGCAGTATCTGGGCGGGTGGTGTCCCTGATCATCAGCAGCTACCGCAGCTCTTCCCACAGCTTCCTCCTATTGATGCACACTGGCCACTCAGCGCCGCCACTCCACAGCGAGAAAACTGATCACGACACAGGTCcgctaaacacacacaaacatgaacacacacaaacacaagcacacagacacacacggaAAAGTCAGTTAAAATGAATCTCATGATTCTTTTTCATATGAGCTATTGTCCAACACAGACAATTAAAATCATTAGAAAGTTATTTTCTATAAGCAGCTTGTAGAAAATTTTAGATAACAAGCCAAATTTATACCATCACtttaaaatttgtgttttttttgcatgtgtttctctttcatttatatttacatgccTTTGAAGATTTGGTTTTATTGATTAATTTATTAACCTGCCAGGGACTGCAGATGAAAATTAGCCTGTTCAGCTAAACCTGGCATATTTACAGGATGGGTTCAAGTGCTTGTGTTAATTAATAAGCACTGCCCCTTTTAAATTAGTAGAAACATAAAATATCAAGGACTAAATGCATGAACACAGGTTACGCGAATCCCACCTCTGAGCAGCTCCTCATGTGCGCACACAGTCCTCACGCAGACCTCCTTGTTGATGACGTACACCCGCCGcaaactgaacaaaaacacatgcgGAGGTCACACGTGCGGGGCCAGGAGCAGCTCACAGTCATCATGTCGGTCTTATCAGTCACAACTGCATCTACAGGCAACAGTCTATAGCCGATCTATACCGATTCAAAGCCACCGATGCCTATTTAGTGAGACACTGCACTTCATGGTATTTCCTCATTACTGCTGAAGTTTATTTTGAGTCAGCACCACATACAAACTCAGAGGAACTAAATGAGGGTTGATCCACAGCCGGATATTGTTCCCAACAAGTACACTATTTAGTCATGTTTGAACTGAATAATGGAGTCTTTGAAATGATTGCTGAGAACAGGCCGTACAATCTTTATCCGGTAAGTTCTTGGAGAGGCAAAGAGAGCAGTTTGGCTCCTGGTTGCCTTTTTGTTAGACACCTTGAGACATCTGCATCGTATAAAACCTCATTCCTTTTGTTTTGGATCTGCATAAATGCACTGTAGTTCCAGCACATTGTTAACATCAGAATTAGCTGTGCTTCAGTGATATTTACATTAGAATAACAGACCAAAACTAGCACAGTGCCCATGAGGTAAATATCCATTCATCAAGAGGAAATGAAGCCATGCAATCTTACTCCTAATCACTGCTTTCTGTTGCTATTCTGCTCCCTTAGAAGTACTTACCTGTAGAAACAGAGGCTGTTGAGGCATTGCTTGCATGGTTTGTGAACTGAGTAGAGTCTGGTGCAGAGGTACTGCTCCTCTCTGCAATCTGGGAATCAAACAACAGAATCATTTCTCCACTCTATGTAAAACAACTGGTTTTCTGTTCTCGTCTCTCCGAATCACTTACCGAGAGGTCCAGGCTCCGTGGGCTCCGTCAGGAATTCGGGATCTGTTTTTTTCAAATAGTATGAGACATGTGGCAgtctgcattcattcattcaatcGTGACAGCACTGGGAGTAAATCTGTGACTGACGGGAGGAGAGCTAAGCAGACGTACCTGATTTTCCAGGACGGATCACGGGGTTGAGCTGAACCTGCTGCTGAT
This genomic interval from Oreochromis niloticus isolate F11D_XX linkage group LG5, O_niloticus_UMD_NMBU, whole genome shotgun sequence contains the following:
- the mfap2 gene encoding microfibrillar-associated protein 2, producing the protein MRVLLLLCMPVVLFSQPQYQDPYIFNEFQEYEYTTDPPRGGYQQQVQLNPVIRPGKSDPEFLTEPTEPGPLDCREEQYLCTRLYSVHKPCKQCLNSLCFYSLRRVYVINKEVCVRTVCAHEELLRADLCRDQFSRCGVAALSGQCASIGGSCGKSCGSC